The Deinococcus sonorensis KR-87 genome includes a window with the following:
- a CDS encoding YbjN domain-containing protein, with protein MRPFAASLTTLALLTVSASLAATAPAPSPVITKATPELILKIVQGAGYTAKLDKSGKNPEISVTTKTSPITLYLNLHNCSTASGCSAAETYTYYPSEDLRTAPTAQDIADWNTENFTQAYLDTDDDNSVNLDDLYYFTGGFTKANFLNWLAAFKEEATDFDAMLNDLEPAATPASAPSTPSIPATPTPSTPSTP; from the coding sequence ATGCGACCCTTTGCTGCTTCCCTGACCACCCTGGCCCTGCTGACCGTCAGCGCCAGCCTCGCCGCCACCGCGCCCGCCCCCAGCCCGGTCATCACCAAGGCCACGCCGGAGCTGATCCTGAAGATCGTGCAGGGCGCCGGGTACACCGCCAAGCTCGACAAGAGCGGCAAGAACCCGGAGATCTCGGTCACCACCAAGACCAGCCCCATCACCCTGTACCTGAACCTGCACAACTGCAGCACGGCGAGCGGCTGCAGCGCCGCCGAGACCTACACCTACTACCCTTCAGAAGACCTCAGGACCGCCCCCACCGCGCAGGACATCGCGGACTGGAACACCGAGAACTTCACCCAGGCGTACCTCGACACCGACGATGACAACAGCGTCAACCTGGACGACCTGTATTACTTCACCGGCGGCTTCACCAAGGCCAACTTCCTGAACTGGCTGGCCGCCTTCAAGGAAGAGGCCACCGACTTCGACGCAATGCTGAACGACCTGGAGCCGGCGGCCACGCCCGCCAGCGCCCCCAGCACGCCGAGCATTCCCGCCACGCCGACGCCGAGCACCCCCAGCACCCCCTGA
- a CDS encoding helix-turn-helix domain-containing protein, producing the protein MTRLATLLNALHREPRTLAELSAELGSSSAALEGMLQTLYAGGYIQDAAPQQDGCSCTGCSLKSLCRNAEADLPPLNLLRLTPRGEQYLRRQATHV; encoded by the coding sequence GTGACGCGGCTGGCCACCCTGCTGAATGCACTGCACCGCGAGCCGCGCACCCTGGCCGAGCTGAGCGCCGAGCTGGGCAGCAGCAGCGCCGCGCTGGAAGGCATGCTGCAGACGCTGTATGCCGGAGGGTACATTCAGGACGCCGCGCCGCAGCAGGACGGCTGCAGCTGCACCGGCTGCAGCCTCAAGAGCCTGTGCCGCAACGCCGAAGCAGACCTGCCGCCGCTGAACCTGCTGCGCCTGACTCCGCGCGGCGAACAGTACCTGAGGCGGCAGGCCACACATGTGTGA
- the feoB gene encoding ferrous iron transport protein B: MTAVAPPPQTFQHGLDACLDTVARLRAARTPRAVIVGNPNVGKTTLVNGLAGTNLKVGNWSGVTVEKREARLQHQGREVQLLDLPGAYSLSPHTPEELITRTALLDEAPDVVVNVLDAGNLERNLYLTLQLMDFRLPVVAALNLVDEAREKGLTVDARQLEQALGIPVVETVASRGKGLDRLLGAALERAEVGRGVTYPPQIEAGATRLMQLMEDLPTLPPHAHRYLALSLLEGDPSIRGRLAATGHTALLEAADRELRQLDEAGADALIEVAEARYARAAEVAHAAIPHSAARRTLTDRLDAVALHPWLGIPVFLLTVLLVFRLTFSVASPFVDLIGGPLQDVASGWAASLLSWAPYFVRELVMGAIIPGVGTVLSFLPTLLVLYLAMSFLEDSGYMARAAFLADRMMRSLGLDGRAFIPLILGFGCNVPAIYATRTLERRSDRVLVSMILPFMSCSARLPVYIIFAAALFPRQGSALVWSMYVLGMLVAFAFAWVLRRTSLPAEAGGVLLELPPYRLPAPRVLWKHAWRRTASFARRARTTVMAAVAAVWFLLAVPAVSGQHFATVKPADSLFGTVSGWLSPAFAPLGFGSWQATGALLPAFVAKEVVVSTLGQIYLGEQAAAPAPLGLLAGVQQVAESSWTAVKAAVAALPTTLALPSLSAGATSADIQSPLARALTVAFSPAAGLSYLVFVLLYTPCIATVGALQAEHGRRVAWTTVAYQLGIAWVAALVVYQVARLLL, translated from the coding sequence ATGACCGCCGTGGCGCCCCCGCCGCAGACGTTCCAGCACGGGCTGGACGCGTGCCTGGATACGGTGGCCCGGCTGCGCGCGGCCCGCACCCCGCGCGCCGTGATCGTGGGGAACCCCAACGTGGGCAAGACCACACTGGTCAACGGGCTGGCCGGCACCAACCTCAAGGTCGGCAACTGGTCCGGCGTGACGGTGGAGAAGCGGGAAGCCCGGCTGCAGCACCAGGGCCGCGAGGTGCAGCTGCTGGACCTGCCGGGCGCGTACTCGCTCAGCCCGCACACTCCGGAGGAGCTGATCACCCGCACCGCGCTGCTCGACGAGGCGCCGGACGTGGTGGTCAACGTGCTGGACGCCGGCAACCTGGAGCGCAACCTGTACCTGACGCTGCAGCTGATGGATTTCCGGCTGCCGGTGGTGGCCGCGCTCAACCTGGTGGACGAAGCGCGGGAGAAGGGCCTGACGGTGGACGCGCGGCAGCTGGAGCAGGCGCTGGGCATTCCGGTGGTCGAGACGGTGGCCAGCCGGGGCAAAGGGCTGGACCGGCTGCTGGGCGCCGCGCTGGAACGTGCCGAGGTGGGCCGTGGCGTGACCTACCCGCCGCAGATCGAGGCGGGCGCCACCCGGCTGATGCAGCTGATGGAGGACCTGCCGACCCTGCCGCCCCACGCGCACCGCTATCTGGCGCTGAGCCTGCTGGAAGGCGATCCCAGCATCCGGGGGCGGCTGGCCGCCACCGGCCACACGGCGCTGCTGGAGGCCGCCGACCGTGAGCTGCGGCAGCTGGATGAGGCCGGCGCCGATGCCCTGATCGAGGTGGCCGAGGCCCGCTACGCCCGCGCGGCGGAGGTGGCCCACGCGGCCATTCCGCACAGCGCCGCCCGCCGCACCCTCACCGACCGGCTGGACGCGGTGGCGCTGCATCCCTGGCTGGGCATTCCGGTGTTTCTGCTGACGGTGCTGCTGGTGTTCCGGCTGACCTTCTCGGTGGCCAGTCCCTTCGTGGACCTGATCGGTGGGCCGCTGCAGGACGTGGCGAGCGGCTGGGCGGCGTCACTGCTCAGCTGGGCACCGTACTTTGTGCGCGAACTGGTGATGGGGGCCATCATCCCCGGCGTGGGCACGGTGCTGAGCTTCCTGCCCACCCTGCTGGTGCTGTACCTGGCCATGAGCTTCCTGGAGGACAGCGGCTACATGGCCCGCGCCGCTTTTCTGGCCGACCGGATGATGCGCTCGCTCGGCCTGGACGGCCGCGCCTTCATTCCGCTGATCCTGGGCTTCGGGTGCAACGTGCCGGCCATCTACGCGACCCGCACGCTGGAACGGCGCAGCGACCGGGTGCTGGTGAGCATGATCCTGCCGTTCATGAGCTGCTCGGCACGGCTCCCGGTGTACATCATCTTCGCGGCGGCGCTGTTCCCGCGCCAGGGCAGCGCGCTGGTGTGGAGCATGTACGTGCTGGGCATGCTGGTGGCCTTCGCCTTCGCCTGGGTGCTGCGCCGCACCTCGCTGCCGGCCGAGGCGGGCGGGGTGCTGCTGGAGCTGCCCCCGTACCGGCTGCCCGCCCCACGGGTGCTGTGGAAGCACGCCTGGCGGCGCACCGCGTCGTTCGCCCGCCGGGCCCGCACCACCGTGATGGCCGCCGTGGCCGCCGTGTGGTTCCTGCTGGCGGTGCCGGCGGTGAGCGGGCAGCACTTCGCCACCGTGAAGCCGGCCGACAGCCTGTTCGGGACGGTCAGCGGCTGGCTCAGCCCGGCGTTCGCGCCGCTGGGCTTCGGCAGCTGGCAGGCCACCGGGGCGCTGCTGCCCGCCTTCGTGGCCAAGGAAGTGGTGGTCAGCACCCTGGGGCAGATCTACCTGGGCGAGCAGGCGGCCGCCCCCGCGCCGCTGGGCCTGCTGGCCGGCGTGCAGCAGGTGGCCGAGTCCAGCTGGACGGCCGTGAAGGCGGCGGTGGCGGCGCTGCCCACCACGCTGGCACTGCCGAGCCTCAGCGCCGGGGCCACCAGCGCTGACATCCAGTCGCCGCTCGCCCGGGCGCTGACCGTGGCGTTCAGTCCGGCCGCCGGCCTGTCGTATCTGGTGTTCGTGCTGCTGTACACCCCCTGCATCGCCACCGTGGGCGCGTTGCAGGCCGAACACGGCCGCCGGGTGGCCTGGACCACCGTGGCGTATCAGCTGGGCATCGCCTGGGTGGCGGCGCTGGTGGTGTATCAGGTGGCGAGGCTGCTGCTGTGA
- a CDS encoding FeoA family protein produces MVDTTLDTLSPGQVAHVVRLDPAHPLRRRMLELGFVRGARVTVLRRAPMGDPVELRLGSTDLALRAADLRAVQVRP; encoded by the coding sequence ATGGTTGACACCACCCTGGATACGCTCTCGCCCGGTCAGGTGGCCCATGTGGTCCGGCTGGACCCTGCCCACCCGCTGCGCCGCCGGATGCTGGAGCTGGGTTTCGTGCGCGGCGCGCGCGTGACGGTGCTGCGCCGCGCCCCGATGGGTGATCCGGTGGAACTGCGGCTCGGCAGCACCGATCTGGCGCTGCGGGCCGCCGACCTGCGGGCCGTGCAGGTGCGGCCATGA
- a CDS encoding GMC family oxidoreductase, whose product MKPDYVVVGAGAAGCVLTRRLLDAGARVLLLEAGGHDRHLFVTAPAAFSRLFRTRFDWAFQTEPQAQLNGRRLYWPRGRVLGGSSAINATIYIRGARQDYDGWGEGWRWDDVLPAFRAIERHHAGESETRGGTGELPAGHRPQSHALSEAFVQSAVHALGMPAARSFNDGVLDGAGHFESNHLRGERWSAFRAFLRPVLQHPRLTVLTGAQVHRLLWDGRRACGVQFRHDGRLREVQSGGVVLAAGTVQTPQLLMLSGVGPRAELERHGLPMRQHLPGVGQHLQDHPAVPVIFRSRLPSLDAQLTDRAALPYLLNRSGALTSNLAEAGAFVRSDPALAHPDLQFHFGPLYFRQHGFVREPGQFFSLGPVLVAPRSVGQITLASSDPAAAPRIDPRYLSDPADLEALKNGIRLAREIAASGPLGQANAGEHLPGPAALDGYVRQELETLYHPTGSCRMGDSEQDVVDRRLQVHGLQGLWVADASVMPQIIHANTNATSMMIGQRAAGLILGSGGA is encoded by the coding sequence ATGAAACCGGATTATGTGGTGGTGGGGGCTGGAGCCGCCGGGTGCGTGCTGACCCGGCGGCTGCTCGACGCCGGCGCGCGGGTGCTGCTGCTGGAGGCGGGCGGCCACGACCGCCACCTGTTTGTTACCGCGCCGGCCGCCTTTTCGCGGCTGTTCCGCACCCGCTTCGACTGGGCCTTTCAGACCGAGCCGCAAGCCCAGCTGAACGGCCGGCGGCTGTACTGGCCGCGTGGCCGGGTGCTGGGCGGGTCCAGCGCCATCAACGCGACCATCTATATCCGGGGTGCCCGCCAGGACTATGACGGCTGGGGAGAGGGCTGGCGCTGGGACGACGTGCTGCCGGCCTTCCGCGCCATCGAACGCCACCACGCGGGCGAGAGCGAGACGCGCGGCGGGACCGGCGAGCTTCCCGCGGGGCACCGGCCGCAGTCGCACGCGCTTTCGGAGGCGTTCGTGCAGTCGGCGGTGCACGCGCTGGGCATGCCAGCGGCCCGCAGCTTCAACGACGGGGTGCTGGACGGCGCCGGCCACTTCGAGTCCAACCACCTGCGCGGCGAGCGCTGGTCAGCGTTTCGGGCCTTCCTGCGCCCGGTGCTGCAGCATCCGCGCCTGACGGTGCTGACCGGAGCCCAGGTCCACCGCCTGCTGTGGGACGGGCGGCGGGCTTGCGGGGTACAGTTCCGGCACGACGGCCGGCTGCGCGAGGTTCAGTCGGGCGGCGTGGTGCTGGCGGCCGGCACGGTCCAGACACCGCAGCTGCTGATGCTCTCGGGCGTGGGGCCACGGGCGGAGCTAGAGCGACATGGTCTTCCAATGCGGCAGCACCTGCCGGGGGTGGGCCAGCACCTGCAGGACCACCCGGCGGTGCCGGTGATCTTCCGCAGCCGTCTGCCGAGCCTGGACGCCCAGCTGACCGACCGCGCCGCGCTGCCATACCTGCTGAACCGCAGCGGGGCGCTGACCAGCAACCTAGCCGAGGCCGGGGCCTTCGTACGCAGCGACCCGGCGCTGGCGCACCCGGACCTGCAGTTCCACTTCGGGCCGCTGTACTTCCGCCAGCATGGTTTCGTGAGAGAGCCGGGGCAGTTTTTCTCGCTGGGACCGGTGCTGGTGGCCCCCAGGTCGGTGGGCCAGATCACCCTGGCGAGCAGCGACCCGGCCGCCGCGCCGCGCATTGATCCCCGCTACCTCTCGGACCCGGCCGACCTGGAGGCGCTGAAAAACGGTATTCGGTTGGCCCGCGAGATCGCGGCGAGCGGGCCGCTGGGGCAGGCCAATGCCGGCGAACATCTGCCGGGACCGGCGGCACTGGATGGCTACGTGCGACAGGAGCTGGAGACGCTGTATCACCCCACCGGCAGCTGCCGCATGGGCGACTCGGAGCAGGACGTGGTGGACCGGCGGCTGCAGGTGCATGGCCTCCAGGGGCTGTGGGTGGCCGACGCCAGCGTCATGCCGCAGATCATCCATGCCAACACCAACGCCACCAGCATGATGATCGGGCAGCGGGCGGCCGGGCTGATCCTGGGGTCGGGGGGCGCCTGA
- a CDS encoding LacI family DNA-binding transcriptional regulator, whose protein sequence is MYKPTIQDVARRAGVGVGTVSRVLNNHVAVRTATREAVLSAISELNYIPNPHARRIAGGRSYTISVLLPVITTEFYVRLLDGLEQAFQEARYDVAIFPLLDRSRLERYLGSHTLAYQADGLVMTTYNLTQLFQQRQQVDQPMVLVDAHGDDVDCAYMDNVMGGHIAGEYAAALGGNLYAVWVETELDQLFTTRVFTERRSGFLQAIHDRRLTVAGEYTSSFDSLNARTVAMQMLDDLQFPATIFASADLLAGALLDEAQARGLTVGDELKIIGFDDQPWAARRGLTTLNQPIEAMGYEAAQLLLSRLAGETGPARARRFEPRLVIRSSTGNRSFQD, encoded by the coding sequence ATGTACAAACCGACCATTCAGGATGTAGCCAGGCGGGCCGGAGTGGGTGTCGGCACGGTGTCGCGCGTGCTCAACAACCACGTTGCGGTGCGGACCGCCACCCGAGAAGCCGTGCTCAGCGCCATTTCCGAGCTGAACTACATCCCCAATCCGCACGCGCGGCGCATTGCCGGAGGGCGCTCCTACACCATCAGCGTGCTGCTGCCGGTCATCACCACCGAGTTCTATGTGCGCCTGCTGGACGGGCTGGAGCAGGCGTTTCAGGAGGCCCGCTACGACGTGGCGATCTTCCCGCTGCTGGACCGCTCGCGGCTGGAGCGCTACCTGGGCAGCCACACCCTGGCGTATCAGGCCGACGGGCTGGTGATGACCACCTACAACCTGACGCAGCTGTTCCAGCAGCGGCAGCAGGTGGATCAGCCGATGGTGCTGGTGGACGCGCACGGTGACGACGTGGACTGCGCTTACATGGACAACGTGATGGGCGGGCACATCGCGGGCGAGTACGCCGCGGCGCTGGGCGGCAACCTGTACGCCGTGTGGGTGGAAACCGAGCTGGATCAGCTGTTCACCACCCGGGTGTTCACCGAGCGGCGCTCCGGCTTCCTGCAGGCCATTCACGACCGCAGGCTGACGGTGGCCGGCGAGTACACCAGCAGCTTCGACTCGCTGAACGCCCGCACCGTGGCCATGCAGATGCTCGACGACCTGCAGTTTCCCGCCACCATCTTCGCCTCGGCCGACCTGCTGGCCGGCGCGCTGCTGGACGAGGCCCAGGCGCGCGGCCTGACGGTGGGCGACGAGCTGAAGATCATCGGCTTCGACGACCAGCCGTGGGCGGCGCGGCGCGGCCTGACCACCCTGAACCAGCCGATCGAGGCGATGGGCTATGAGGCGGCCCAGCTGCTGCTGTCGCGGCTGGCCGGCGAGACCGGTCCGGCCCGCGCCCGGCGTTTTGAACCCCGGCTGGTGATCCGCAGCAGCACCGGCAACCGCTCGTTCCAGGACTGA
- a CDS encoding DNA topoisomerase subunit B, producing MTQSDYTADSISILKGLEAVRKRPGMYVQGGTGIDGYHQLLTEIIDNAIDEGLGGFASEVTVTMHADGSATVTDNGRGIPVDMMKSEGRSAIEVIFTELHAGGKFGGGAYKVSGGLHGVGSSVVNALSTYLDVTVNKDGKLHHIRFEKGAVTVPLEVVGKTPSSVTWATKVSFHPDPAVFSEFVNQFDYDRIRRRLRELSYLTGLKIVVADERADLHGGQTKLEVFHEQGGIANFARALVTDDTKLLYDQPITMRGTHSEVEVEVAFIHANTYSSDNILTYANMIRTRDGGTPLTGFKTAYTRILNKYARDKNLIKNGNPVPGGDDLLEGIYCVVSVKLPEPQFESQAKVKLLNSEAQTAVNAVVGEKFAEFLEENPKVGKIIVEKAAEAARAREAARKARDIVRRSNPLENDDLPGKLADCSSQDPAESELFIVEGNSAGGSAKGGRERRFQAILPLRGKILNVEKAELNKILKNAEIRSLIGAIGAGVEGTGDNMHFDLSNLRYHKIVIMTDADMDGGHIATLLLTFFYRYMRPVVEQGHLYIAQPPLYRIMVGREKRGTYLYTEEELKRHVAQANRDGKKYEIQRFKGLGEMNAEQLWETTMDPEKRVLKQVNIEDLVDANSVFDALMGTDVAPRKLFIQENARFAEISV from the coding sequence ATGACCCAATCTGACTATACCGCCGACAGCATCAGCATCCTGAAGGGCCTCGAGGCAGTTCGCAAGCGCCCCGGCATGTATGTGCAGGGCGGAACGGGCATTGACGGCTACCACCAGCTGCTGACCGAGATCATTGACAATGCCATTGACGAGGGCCTGGGCGGCTTCGCCAGCGAAGTGACCGTGACGATGCACGCCGACGGCAGCGCCACCGTGACCGACAACGGGCGTGGCATTCCGGTGGACATGATGAAGAGCGAGGGCCGCAGCGCCATCGAGGTGATCTTCACCGAGCTGCACGCGGGCGGCAAGTTCGGCGGCGGCGCCTACAAGGTGTCGGGCGGGCTGCACGGCGTGGGCAGCAGCGTGGTGAACGCGCTCAGCACCTACCTGGACGTGACGGTCAACAAGGACGGCAAGCTGCACCACATCCGCTTCGAGAAGGGCGCCGTGACGGTGCCGCTCGAGGTGGTGGGCAAGACCCCCAGCAGCGTCACCTGGGCCACCAAGGTCAGCTTCCATCCGGACCCGGCCGTGTTCAGCGAGTTTGTCAACCAGTTCGACTACGACCGCATCCGCCGTCGTCTGCGCGAGCTGAGCTACCTGACCGGCCTGAAGATCGTGGTCGCGGACGAGCGCGCCGACCTGCACGGCGGGCAGACCAAGCTGGAGGTCTTCCACGAGCAGGGCGGCATCGCCAACTTCGCGCGCGCCCTGGTCACCGACGACACCAAGCTGCTCTACGACCAGCCGATCACCATGCGCGGCACCCACAGCGAGGTGGAGGTGGAGGTGGCGTTCATTCACGCCAACACCTACAGCTCCGACAACATCCTGACTTACGCCAACATGATCCGCACCCGGGACGGCGGCACCCCGCTGACCGGCTTCAAGACGGCGTACACCCGCATCCTGAACAAGTACGCCCGCGACAAGAACCTGATCAAGAACGGCAACCCGGTGCCGGGCGGTGACGACCTGCTGGAAGGCATCTACTGCGTGGTGAGCGTCAAGCTGCCCGAGCCGCAGTTCGAGTCGCAGGCGAAGGTCAAGCTGCTGAACAGCGAGGCCCAGACCGCCGTGAACGCCGTGGTGGGCGAGAAGTTCGCGGAGTTCCTGGAAGAGAACCCCAAGGTCGGCAAGATCATCGTGGAGAAGGCGGCCGAGGCCGCGCGCGCCCGCGAGGCGGCCCGCAAGGCCCGCGACATCGTGCGCCGCAGCAACCCGCTGGAGAACGACGACCTGCCGGGCAAGCTGGCCGACTGCTCCTCGCAGGACCCGGCCGAGAGCGAGCTGTTCATTGTGGAGGGGAACTCGGCAGGCGGCAGCGCCAAGGGCGGCCGGGAGCGGCGCTTCCAGGCGATCCTGCCGCTGCGCGGCAAGATCCTGAACGTCGAGAAGGCCGAGCTGAACAAGATCCTCAAGAACGCCGAGATCCGCTCGCTCATCGGGGCCATCGGGGCGGGCGTCGAGGGCACCGGCGACAACATGCACTTCGACCTCAGCAACCTGCGCTACCACAAGATCGTGATCATGACCGACGCCGACATGGACGGCGGCCACATCGCCACGCTGCTGCTGACCTTCTTCTACCGCTACATGCGCCCGGTGGTCGAGCAGGGCCACCTGTACATCGCGCAGCCGCCGCTCTACCGCATCATGGTGGGCCGGGAGAAGCGCGGCACCTACCTCTACACCGAGGAGGAGCTGAAGCGTCACGTGGCCCAGGCGAACCGCGACGGCAAGAAGTACGAGATCCAGCGCTTCAAGGGGCTGGGCGAGATGAACGCCGAGCAGCTGTGGGAAACCACCATGGACCCGGAGAAGCGCGTGCTGAAGCAGGTCAACATCGAGGACCTGGTGGACGCCAACAGCGTCTTCGACGCCCTGATGGGCACCGACGTGGCGCCACGCAAGCTGTTTATCCAAGAGAACGCCCGTTTCGCTGAAATCAGCGTGTAA
- a CDS encoding LacI family DNA-binding transcriptional regulator, giving the protein MSRSLNNQPGISADTRQRVLDAASSLGYNLGNLRPARPRRVVFLHRRESQTVSDNPFYSHVLHGVEDACRAEKLGLSFCSVAHDDPVPELIARQEADGVVCVGYFEPHQLRSVLELNVPAVLVDHWFPGMTCVNSDNFAGAYLLTRHLIELGRRRIAFINGPLTHYSIAQRQQGYRHALLAYGLTPDSALEVPRDPLDDEAGTDSAVQRLMRLPQPPDAIVAYNDATALSVLRSCQRLGLSVPSDVAVVGFDDLASAAQSIPPLTTIRVDKQALGRQGVEYLLNRTPEPQQLVLPVALVVRGSSVSQP; this is encoded by the coding sequence GTGTCACGCTCACTCAACAATCAGCCGGGGATTTCTGCCGATACCCGGCAGCGGGTGCTGGATGCCGCGTCGTCCCTGGGGTACAACCTGGGCAATCTGCGCCCGGCCCGGCCCCGCCGGGTCGTGTTTCTGCATCGCCGGGAATCGCAGACGGTCAGCGACAATCCCTTCTATTCGCACGTGCTGCACGGCGTCGAGGACGCGTGCCGCGCCGAGAAGCTGGGGCTGTCGTTCTGCTCGGTGGCCCACGACGACCCGGTGCCAGAGCTGATCGCCCGCCAGGAGGCCGACGGCGTGGTGTGCGTCGGGTACTTCGAACCGCATCAGCTGCGCAGCGTGCTGGAGCTGAACGTGCCGGCCGTGCTGGTGGACCACTGGTTTCCCGGCATGACCTGCGTCAACAGCGACAACTTCGCCGGAGCGTACCTGCTGACCCGGCACCTGATCGAACTGGGCCGGCGTCGCATCGCCTTTATCAACGGGCCACTGACGCACTACAGCATCGCCCAGCGCCAGCAGGGTTACCGTCATGCCCTGTTGGCCTACGGCCTGACCCCTGACAGTGCCCTGGAGGTCCCGCGCGATCCGCTGGATGACGAGGCCGGCACCGACAGCGCCGTGCAGCGGCTGATGCGGCTGCCGCAGCCCCCCGACGCCATCGTGGCCTACAACGACGCCACGGCGCTGTCGGTGCTGCGGTCCTGCCAGCGTCTGGGCCTGTCGGTGCCCTCAGACGTGGCGGTGGTGGGCTTTGACGACCTGGCAAGTGCGGCACAATCCATCCCGCCGCTGACCACCATCCGGGTCGACAAGCAGGCGCTGGGTCGGCAGGGGGTGGAGTATCTGCTCAACCGCACGCCCGAGCCGCAACAGCTGGTGCTGCCGGTGGCTCTGGTGGTGCGTGGCAGCAGCGTTTCGCAGCCCTGA
- a CDS encoding ABC transporter substrate-binding protein, translating into MQMYRSGLTLVTALMLGSSAHAVTNITVWYPWGPPDGQAVVDRANEFNAMQKDIHVNPVLVSGSGIQGTTQGKFLTAVTSGQVPDAVLYWGQDVIPGLQNVGALLPLDSYFTAAGLKPATFNQTALNAMKVDGKTYGIPQMSSDLMLYYNKDMFKAAGLQPPRTMAELDAAAAKLTVYKGKELVRAGFIPWLQQGLPLAYTGIFGGKLVGADGKVNMLNSGTLKALQWEEGYVKKYGAANLTRFISSIGSTTTSSGSDPFLLEKVAMEVNGQWHGNYLKRYKPNLNYGVVPIPYPVGGTPNATWINSNAWLVPKGSKNPEAALKFIAYMSQPEVSAKHADAVYNISPITGASKFQKTLNEPVVKLATRLFTGKVFTSPVTPQILNLQTELNTAFEAVQQGTKTAQAALQTGQQNLDQAAAQGR; encoded by the coding sequence ATGCAGATGTACAGGTCTGGTCTTACGCTCGTCACGGCGCTGATGCTGGGCAGCAGCGCGCACGCCGTCACCAACATCACCGTCTGGTACCCGTGGGGTCCGCCGGACGGCCAAGCGGTGGTGGACCGGGCCAACGAGTTCAATGCGATGCAAAAGGACATTCATGTGAATCCGGTGCTGGTGTCCGGCTCCGGTATTCAGGGCACCACCCAGGGCAAATTTCTGACCGCGGTGACCAGCGGTCAGGTGCCGGACGCCGTGCTGTACTGGGGCCAGGACGTGATTCCAGGGCTGCAGAATGTGGGCGCCCTGCTCCCGCTCGATTCGTACTTCACGGCGGCTGGCCTGAAGCCCGCCACCTTCAACCAGACGGCGCTGAATGCCATGAAGGTGGACGGCAAGACCTACGGCATTCCGCAGATGTCGAGCGACCTGATGCTGTATTACAACAAGGACATGTTCAAGGCGGCCGGTCTGCAGCCGCCCAGGACCATGGCCGAACTGGACGCCGCCGCCGCGAAACTTACCGTCTACAAGGGCAAGGAACTGGTGCGCGCCGGTTTCATTCCCTGGCTGCAGCAGGGCCTGCCGCTGGCCTACACCGGCATTTTCGGCGGCAAGCTGGTGGGCGCGGACGGCAAGGTCAACATGCTCAACAGCGGCACGCTGAAGGCGCTGCAGTGGGAGGAGGGCTACGTCAAGAAGTACGGGGCGGCCAACCTTACACGCTTCATCAGCAGCATCGGCTCCACCACCACGTCGTCCGGCTCGGATCCCTTCCTGCTGGAGAAGGTGGCCATGGAAGTCAACGGGCAGTGGCACGGCAACTACCTCAAGCGCTACAAGCCGAACCTGAACTATGGCGTGGTGCCGATTCCGTACCCGGTGGGCGGCACCCCGAACGCCACCTGGATCAACAGCAATGCCTGGCTGGTGCCCAAAGGCTCCAAGAACCCGGAGGCCGCGCTGAAGTTCATCGCGTACATGAGCCAGCCGGAAGTGAGCGCCAAACACGCCGACGCGGTGTACAACATCTCGCCGATCACCGGCGCCAGCAAGTTCCAGAAGACGCTGAACGAGCCGGTGGTGAAGCTCGCCACCAGGCTCTTCACCGGCAAGGTATTCACTTCGCCGGTCACGCCGCAGATCCTGAACCTGCAGACCGAGCTGAACACCGCCTTTGAAGCGGTACAGCAGGGCACCAAAACGGCCCAGGCAGCCCTGCAGACGGGCCAGCAGAATCTGGATCAGGCCGCCGCCCAGGGGCGCTGA